A window of Paremcibacter congregatus contains these coding sequences:
- a CDS encoding calcium-binding protein, producing the protein MSTFTSLARPEDLKDLVGARDGTSGFQGAHVHSSAWWTSNLPWLDFLNEGLAPGSLQRIAKDYKSNGVVLPEQDVGSLILGVGRHQYGELPEFNGLFFDVADAESPKFLNQLRKNMNNALAEPDDTIRQARLAELRAEYKNFTDFIKIQFMYQDKLDNMGLGQLHSLALNQHDPRYDTIEEVRDYLNSIGDKFNYGAVKAHPLYQKIASLRVGGGDIPLQLFVDEIPETARIFFLGDEFIGANDIRADILASEAVVKLYGRDMANTLIALQSEEFVSFRNSILSNLNDTTYFPDPNDLPSLLADYESRVAATNVRVYGATQAYHERLQFMETYRDIAPVEFDRVLDNSNNSLTKAFWNASRSSANPKFAFASAGLALSGLFAYTQYKAETVETPEKEFTEWAAEKAPQFLASLPFASGVLAGATFLAMSGPVGAALVVSFGAVGGYAAFKEFLKNYITANEATPEDGLIDEARTALGVMEAFEANPIIEKATAILGQFGVEVINPIMEKITPQIVYATGQSVIEATVNNEWLVGADGAELMGNESKNVLFHYGHGVASGGGGDDVLMAWNPDYIAAGEPLDPEDPNSALAEEDLKLLLDGGDGADTIFLNGQADIKGGAGDDTIIAWGDSEIHSRNEAINISGDDGDDFILGYGINATIDGGSGNDTIIWGGEGSVIHSGEGADDVYFANNILFADASSEDRVYFYGIELTGGIKWGTGSEDPYAYSATGFFRYGINQEDQLVVEDVWTNSQMFIANYNGGPGVENPTAGIQIAQISFSFFKLGDPGIQHANRTPLGEMLDVMIQAAFGTPRKKTTDPLVLDLDGDGLELTAETVVAPYFDLDNDGFGERTGWVRPDDGFLVRDLNGNGKIDNISEMFGDQSQDGYGALAALDDNLDGVIDASDAGFAGLQVWQDLNQNGVTDDGELKSLAELDITSFSLSHAAPEAGEDHNAGNSILAVGSFSRGDGTTGQAYDVAFVRDNYNSSDLGDLTVSAEAAALPNLRGHGTLSDLRVAMTQDAGLMSLVQTAAQTAMTGDMAALKEAIRPILWAWANAGTDDGKGQVFQYHTDEAGEKTVADFAYFDAVAGHWTLNSGDPVLSPQGVVISAPTLGDVLAMPVDVANHWEQSDHRDALFFEKYMDEKLPVDSVLSTFQAREAYHDYMELMEDVIDRLAVTFAVQGGLSGFFPDMDYDAGEELFSTTVADKIGPVMNNIFSGAPADAEQARTYLEGWDPVLKEFLTQFDRGASHLLTTYSYLFSAVVTGYEQAALPISITEVADIFDIPGVIVAGEGVTAGTGDEDIFYLGAGDQTAAGGGGYDAYVVGSNFGQDVIDDTDGSAADILRFATYKSTDVMATREGTDLILTVIATGDSLRIKEQFIGKNPGLFGGNANPDRGVREITFADGIVWGKYEIAMAVSHPEAGDEILIGTNDVDYLDGGLGNDVLKGGNDADLYVFKRGYGQDIIEDNGDNILLDAPDRVAFGDGIRREDLTFSRDGDSNTLEVTIAGSDDKLTIVNQFHAVNTDVLGIAWMDRVEDFTFSDGSGVNWKDILRDLTKGTEAQENIYGFFFHDTMDGKGGNDYLSGGDMGDHYIIRKGYGATVIQDKQDNILENSADTVVLHDILLEDVTFSREGNSLDLQISLNAMEDSVTVKRQFFAVNSGVYGIVRFDQIENFEFAGGVSLSAYDVRLKLLSEAKTDGNDTIYGFFAADVIDGGAGDDYLAGADDGDTYIFDRGYGQDIIFDYMESVLTSGKDKVSFGAGIAPDDLMISRSGNNLTFSVVGTNDTLTIEKQFNAGNTGARHYEVEEFHFNDGTIWTRSDVQEKLLTATDGDDILTGFYSSDILDGGAGNDRLMGADEGDTYVYGEGYGHDTIHDNQVSIFADLPDIVSFKDTVSPDEVNLFRVGNNLIITLSSTHETLTIENQFTAGNLGNRYYEIEEFRFADGTTWVRADIESRILQGTDGDDTMIGFFSRDYLEGKGGNDRLEGKDHGDTYYFDPGHGNDIIFDEQSSIFANDNDKVVFGDTITPNDIVLDRSGNNLIIGYVSGTDSITLEKQFSANTLSNRYWEVEEFHFSDGTIWSRGDIQHKLLEGTDGDDALEGFFSNDTLDGGLGNDSLKGSDGGDTFIFGRGYGQDSVFDEQTSIFDDTPDRILFKNDVDVSDVVLTRNGSNLIMSIAGTTDVLTINAQFQDEFHRVENFEFSDGTIWSWRDVQNQLTSGSDGDDVLHAFGTDDVLDGGLGDDSLYGYSGDDTYIFDKGYGQDKILETDSYYLGGTDTVQLGVGLGPNDLQVVRSGSDLILNVIDTDDVLTVTGQFSQEYNRVERFVFNDGTIWTWHDIQVMTLVGTDDDDILKGFTGRHADDVLDGGLGNDLLYGYSGDDTYIFGQGYGYDTILETDSYYFGGTDKVLFGVGLTPEDIKVIRTGNDMIMQVIGSEDRLTIKGHYHGETERVESFVFDNGEVWTWQQTQEMALIGTDGDDIIHGFSSRSNDVLDGGLGNDALYGYSGNDTYVFDRGYGQDRVNETDSYYFGGQSDKIRLGDGLTPSDIRLHRSGSDLILSVIGTDDTLTIIGQFSSEYKWVETVEFFDGTVWSYSQIEDWISSYQVDIASQSPIEDTLYQLVLPTVTAPEGELVSYQITLKGGGLLPTWLTYDSVNQKLIGTAGNEEVGAFVIRMVTSIGTLSFYEEFTVDVQNVNDAPTVISVIADQQAIEDTAFSFSLPQGVFADIDKGDVLSYSATLSDGSALPAWLSFDVVTGTFSGMPLNSDVGVPQITVTATDSSGASVSDTFNLTVSNVNDAPELRRVLNDQIAMASVAFNYTLENGAFVDVDADDVLTYTVTLTDGAQLPNWISFDSETLTFSGTPEESHVGEITIKVSATDISGDSVYDEFVLTTETSPDSIIVINGTDSDDIIDVSLGERAHQINAQDGNDTITASPFDDLIDGGLGADAIDGGAGFDTVTYISSSAAVTINLGGNTATGGSADGDSFANIESLAGSQYDDRLTGSNGADVLGGNLGNDALYGGEGRDTLIGGAGDDRLEGSWNPDTYIYNLGDGNDTIYEYSSSTYSDRETGNKLILGAGITTSNIVVTRHSGDWDDVTLSFTDAAGSIFLEEQFAGSQNGVEEIVFADGTIWGMADLAAAGIASLQTTGDDIIFGHRGTDVIDGGAGNDRLYGWEGRDTLIGGAGDDRLEGSWNPDTYIYNLGDGNDIFYEYSSTTYGDSETGNKLILGAGITTSNIVVTRDTVDTDDVTLTFTNAEGSILLDEQLRGSTYGIEEVVFADGTIWGMSDLTTAAAATSAQTSAMFEQEVFESQAANLDAEVPQERQIPFWKFEESRELSFSGETGRSYAGWEDTPLIQSHSGTRYASVSLDLQGPDAPEEISDQSLLLLRQSMSAFGESSAAEIRFEDRTGVPNSSQIFSAISSAHHW; encoded by the coding sequence ATGTCAACATTTACCAGTTTAGCCCGGCCGGAAGATTTAAAAGATCTGGTTGGCGCCAGAGACGGCACCTCCGGCTTTCAGGGAGCTCATGTCCATAGCAGCGCCTGGTGGACCAGTAATCTTCCCTGGTTAGATTTTTTAAATGAAGGGCTGGCGCCCGGTAGTCTCCAGCGAATTGCCAAAGACTATAAATCCAATGGCGTGGTGTTGCCGGAACAGGATGTGGGCAGCCTGATCCTTGGGGTGGGACGGCACCAATATGGCGAACTTCCCGAATTTAACGGCTTATTTTTTGATGTGGCTGATGCTGAAAGTCCGAAATTTCTTAATCAACTTAGAAAAAATATGAATAATGCTCTTGCTGAGCCGGATGATACTATCCGTCAGGCCAGACTGGCTGAGCTCAGGGCAGAATATAAGAATTTTACCGATTTCATTAAGATACAATTTATGTATCAGGACAAGTTGGATAATATGGGGTTGGGGCAGCTTCATTCGCTGGCCTTAAATCAACATGATCCGCGCTATGACACGATTGAAGAGGTCAGGGATTATTTAAATTCCATAGGTGATAAATTTAATTACGGTGCGGTGAAGGCGCATCCGCTTTATCAGAAAATTGCTTCCCTGCGCGTTGGCGGTGGGGATATTCCTTTGCAACTGTTTGTGGATGAAATTCCAGAAACGGCGCGGATATTTTTTCTGGGCGATGAATTCATCGGCGCAAATGATATTCGTGCGGATATACTTGCCAGTGAAGCGGTCGTCAAGTTATATGGTCGTGATATGGCGAACACTCTGATCGCGTTGCAATCAGAAGAATTTGTCTCTTTTAGAAATAGCATTCTTTCTAATCTTAATGACACCACCTATTTTCCTGATCCAAATGATTTGCCATCGTTGCTTGCCGATTATGAAAGCCGCGTGGCGGCGACAAATGTGAGGGTTTACGGTGCGACACAGGCTTATCATGAACGTCTTCAGTTTATGGAGACCTATCGCGATATTGCACCTGTGGAATTTGATCGTGTTCTGGATAATAGTAATAATTCGTTGACCAAAGCATTTTGGAATGCCAGCAGGAGTAGTGCAAATCCCAAATTTGCATTTGCTTCCGCCGGATTGGCGCTGAGTGGATTGTTTGCCTATACCCAATATAAAGCAGAAACCGTTGAAACGCCCGAGAAAGAGTTTACGGAGTGGGCAGCGGAAAAGGCACCGCAATTCCTGGCCTCTCTGCCTTTTGCCAGCGGCGTGTTGGCGGGGGCCACGTTTTTGGCCATGAGCGGACCTGTGGGGGCGGCATTGGTGGTGAGCTTTGGCGCCGTTGGCGGATATGCTGCCTTTAAAGAATTTTTGAAGAATTATATCACGGCAAATGAGGCAACACCGGAGGATGGCCTGATTGACGAAGCGCGAACCGCCCTCGGGGTTATGGAAGCGTTTGAAGCAAACCCGATCATAGAGAAGGCCACGGCGATATTAGGACAGTTTGGGGTTGAGGTGATTAATCCGATTATGGAGAAAATCACGCCCCAGATTGTATATGCCACCGGACAAAGTGTGATCGAAGCCACCGTGAATAATGAATGGTTGGTTGGTGCAGATGGTGCGGAGCTGATGGGGAATGAGTCGAAGAATGTGTTGTTTCACTATGGCCATGGTGTAGCCAGTGGGGGGGGCGGAGACGATGTTCTCATGGCCTGGAACCCTGATTATATTGCGGCGGGAGAGCCTCTTGATCCTGAAGACCCTAATTCTGCGCTGGCGGAAGAAGATTTAAAACTTCTGCTGGATGGGGGAGATGGTGCAGATACCATTTTCCTTAACGGTCAGGCGGATATTAAAGGCGGGGCGGGGGATGATACGATCATTGCCTGGGGGGATAGCGAGATCCACTCCCGAAATGAGGCGATCAATATTTCCGGTGATGACGGCGATGATTTTATTCTGGGCTATGGGATCAATGCGACGATTGACGGGGGCAGCGGCAATGACACGATCATCTGGGGCGGCGAAGGTTCGGTCATTCATAGTGGGGAAGGGGCGGATGATGTTTACTTTGCCAATAACATCCTTTTTGCCGACGCCAGCAGTGAGGATCGGGTATATTTCTATGGCATAGAGCTCACCGGAGGAATCAAATGGGGAACGGGATCAGAAGACCCTTATGCCTATTCGGCCACCGGTTTTTTCCGTTACGGGATTAATCAGGAGGACCAGCTTGTTGTAGAAGATGTATGGACAAATAGTCAAATGTTCATCGCTAACTATAACGGCGGTCCGGGCGTGGAAAATCCCACGGCGGGAATTCAGATTGCGCAAATTTCATTTTCGTTTTTTAAACTGGGAGATCCCGGAATTCAGCATGCGAACCGGACTCCGCTCGGCGAAATGCTTGATGTCATGATCCAGGCGGCATTTGGCACACCACGCAAGAAGACCACGGACCCTCTGGTGCTGGATCTGGACGGGGACGGGCTGGAGCTGACGGCGGAGACGGTTGTTGCGCCTTATTTCGATCTGGACAATGATGGTTTTGGCGAGCGTACGGGCTGGGTACGGCCAGACGATGGCTTTTTGGTGCGGGACCTGAACGGCAATGGCAAGATTGATAATATTTCGGAAATGTTTGGCGATCAGTCGCAGGATGGCTATGGCGCACTGGCCGCGCTGGACGACAACCTGGATGGCGTGATTGATGCGAGCGACGCGGGCTTCGCCGGGCTGCAGGTCTGGCAGGATCTGAACCAGAATGGGGTGACTGATGATGGTGAACTGAAATCCCTGGCGGAGCTGGATATCACCTCTTTCAGCCTGAGTCATGCCGCGCCGGAGGCGGGAGAAGACCATAATGCCGGTAATTCGATCCTGGCGGTGGGGTCCTTCAGTCGGGGAGATGGCACGACGGGACAGGCCTATGATGTGGCGTTTGTCCGGGACAATTACAACAGCAGTGACCTTGGCGACCTGACGGTGAGCGCTGAAGCCGCAGCTCTGCCAAATCTGCGCGGCCATGGGACTCTCTCAGATCTGCGTGTGGCGATGACCCAGGATGCGGGGCTGATGAGTCTGGTGCAGACGGCGGCGCAAACCGCCATGACCGGCGATATGGCGGCGCTGAAGGAAGCAATCCGGCCGATCCTCTGGGCCTGGGCCAACGCGGGTACGGATGACGGCAAAGGCCAGGTTTTCCAGTATCACACAGACGAGGCGGGGGAGAAAACTGTCGCCGATTTTGCCTATTTTGATGCTGTGGCTGGCCACTGGACTCTGAACAGCGGTGATCCTGTGTTAAGTCCTCAGGGGGTGGTGATTTCCGCGCCGACGCTGGGGGATGTTCTCGCCATGCCGGTGGACGTCGCCAATCATTGGGAACAGAGTGATCATCGTGATGCATTATTCTTTGAAAAATATATGGATGAAAAACTACCCGTAGATTCTGTGCTCTCGACATTTCAGGCGCGGGAAGCGTATCACGACTATATGGAGCTGATGGAGGATGTCATTGATCGGCTTGCGGTAACATTCGCTGTACAGGGCGGATTGTCTGGCTTCTTCCCCGATATGGACTATGACGCGGGGGAAGAGCTTTTCTCGACCACTGTGGCGGACAAAATCGGTCCGGTGATGAATAATATTTTTTCCGGCGCTCCGGCCGATGCTGAACAGGCGCGGACCTATCTTGAGGGGTGGGACCCTGTGCTGAAGGAATTTTTGACGCAATTTGACCGGGGCGCGTCGCATTTACTGACCACATACAGCTATCTTTTCTCTGCGGTTGTGACGGGCTATGAGCAGGCTGCTTTACCAATCTCCATCACCGAAGTTGCCGATATCTTTGATATTCCTGGCGTGATTGTCGCGGGCGAGGGGGTGACTGCGGGAACGGGGGATGAGGATATTTTCTATCTTGGCGCCGGGGATCAAACGGCGGCAGGCGGCGGCGGGTATGACGCCTATGTCGTGGGCAGTAATTTCGGGCAGGATGTCATTGATGACACAGACGGCAGCGCCGCCGATATCCTGCGTTTTGCTACTTATAAATCCACGGATGTCATGGCGACGCGGGAGGGAACCGATCTTATTCTCACCGTGATCGCTACAGGAGACAGCCTTCGGATCAAGGAACAATTTATCGGCAAAAACCCCGGCCTGTTCGGCGGCAATGCCAATCCGGATCGCGGGGTCCGGGAGATCACATTCGCCGATGGCATTGTCTGGGGCAAATATGAAATCGCCATGGCGGTGTCTCATCCGGAAGCGGGCGATGAAATACTGATCGGCACCAATGATGTAGATTATCTGGATGGCGGGTTGGGTAATGATGTTCTCAAAGGTGGTAACGACGCCGACCTGTATGTTTTTAAACGTGGTTATGGTCAGGATATTATTGAGGACAATGGGGACAATATTCTCCTGGATGCTCCGGACAGAGTGGCCTTCGGGGACGGTATTCGTCGGGAGGACTTGACGTTCTCTCGTGATGGGGACTCAAATACTTTGGAAGTTACCATTGCTGGATCAGATGATAAGCTGACGATTGTCAATCAGTTCCATGCAGTAAATACCGACGTGCTCGGGATTGCATGGATGGATCGGGTTGAGGACTTCACTTTCAGTGATGGCAGTGGGGTCAATTGGAAAGATATTCTGAGAGACTTAACAAAAGGGACAGAGGCACAGGAGAATATTTACGGTTTCTTTTTCCATGACACTATGGATGGCAAAGGCGGAAATGACTACCTCTCAGGTGGAGATATGGGAGATCACTACATCATTCGCAAAGGCTATGGAGCGACAGTCATACAGGATAAACAGGATAATATTCTGGAGAACAGTGCCGATACAGTCGTCCTTCACGACATTTTGCTGGAAGATGTGACATTCTCGAGGGAGGGGAATTCGCTCGATCTTCAAATTTCACTTAACGCCATGGAAGATAGCGTGACTGTGAAGCGGCAATTCTTTGCCGTTAATTCTGGTGTTTATGGGATTGTACGCTTTGATCAGATTGAAAATTTCGAGTTCGCTGGTGGAGTGTCTCTCTCTGCATACGATGTTCGTTTGAAATTGCTATCTGAAGCAAAAACTGACGGGAATGATACAATTTACGGCTTCTTTGCAGCGGATGTCATTGATGGGGGAGCCGGAGATGACTACCTTGCTGGTGCTGATGATGGGGATACTTACATTTTTGACCGTGGGTATGGCCAAGATATAATTTTTGACTATATGGAAAGCGTTCTGACATCTGGGAAAGACAAGGTGTCTTTCGGTGCCGGAATTGCGCCTGATGATCTGATGATAAGTCGGTCGGGTAATAATCTGACATTTTCTGTCGTGGGAACCAATGATACATTAACAATTGAGAAGCAATTTAATGCGGGGAACACAGGAGCCCGCCATTATGAAGTGGAAGAGTTTCACTTTAATGATGGTACTATTTGGACCAGAAGCGACGTTCAGGAAAAGCTGCTGACTGCCACCGATGGGGACGATATTCTTACGGGGTTTTATTCTTCGGATATACTGGATGGCGGGGCAGGAAATGACCGGTTGATGGGAGCTGATGAAGGGGATACCTATGTTTATGGAGAAGGATATGGTCATGACACGATACATGACAATCAGGTGAGCATATTTGCAGACCTTCCAGATATTGTATCCTTTAAAGACACAGTAAGTCCTGACGAAGTGAACTTGTTCCGGGTTGGAAACAATTTAATTATAACACTTTCCAGTACCCATGAAACACTGACGATTGAAAATCAGTTTACCGCGGGCAATTTGGGTAATCGCTATTATGAGATTGAAGAATTCCGTTTTGCCGATGGCACGACGTGGGTGAGGGCCGATATTGAATCTAGAATTCTTCAGGGAACTGATGGTGATGATACTATGATTGGTTTCTTCAGCCGAGATTACCTTGAAGGAAAGGGTGGCAATGATCGCCTGGAAGGTAAGGATCATGGTGATACCTATTACTTCGACCCAGGCCATGGCAATGATATCATTTTCGATGAGCAAAGCAGCATTTTTGCAAACGACAATGACAAAGTCGTATTTGGTGATACCATTACACCTAATGATATCGTACTGGATCGTTCCGGAAATAATCTTATCATTGGCTATGTGAGTGGTACGGATAGTATTACGCTTGAAAAGCAATTCAGTGCGAATACATTGAGTAATCGTTACTGGGAAGTAGAGGAGTTCCATTTTAGTGACGGGACCATTTGGTCGCGGGGTGATATCCAACACAAACTGCTTGAGGGGACGGACGGAGATGATGCACTTGAAGGTTTTTTCTCCAATGATACCCTGGATGGGGGTCTTGGAAATGATAGCTTAAAAGGAAGTGATGGAGGGGATACATTCATTTTTGGTCGAGGGTATGGTCAGGATAGCGTTTTTGATGAGCAGACCAGTATTTTTGACGATACGCCGGATCGCATTTTGTTTAAGAATGACGTAGATGTTTCTGATGTGGTGCTCACTAGGAATGGTAGTAATTTAATAATGTCGATTGCGGGGACCACTGATGTCCTGACTATTAATGCTCAGTTCCAGGATGAATTTCACCGCGTGGAAAACTTTGAATTTTCTGATGGTACAATTTGGTCTTGGCGAGATGTACAAAACCAGCTTACATCTGGAAGCGATGGAGATGATGTCCTGCATGCATTTGGAACCGATGATGTGTTGGATGGAGGATTGGGTGATGATAGCCTGTATGGTTACTCGGGGGATGACACCTATATTTTCGACAAGGGTTATGGTCAGGATAAGATCCTGGAAACGGATAGTTATTACCTCGGTGGCACGGATACGGTTCAATTGGGTGTGGGGTTGGGGCCGAATGACCTACAAGTAGTGCGATCAGGATCTGATTTAATACTGAATGTTATCGATACCGATGATGTCCTGACCGTTACAGGACAATTCTCTCAAGAGTATAACAGAGTGGAGAGATTTGTTTTTAACGATGGGACAATATGGACATGGCACGACATTCAAGTCATGACCCTTGTGGGAACGGACGATGATGATATCTTGAAGGGCTTTACAGGTCGTCATGCCGATGATGTGTTGGATGGTGGTCTTGGTAATGACCTACTTTACGGTTATTCAGGAGATGATACGTACATCTTCGGCCAGGGGTATGGTTATGACACCATTCTCGAAACAGATTCTTATTACTTTGGTGGAACAGATAAGGTTTTATTCGGGGTTGGGTTAACGCCAGAAGATATTAAAGTCATTCGTACTGGAAACGACATGATCATGCAAGTCATTGGCTCGGAGGATCGTTTAACTATTAAAGGTCATTACCATGGTGAGACTGAACGTGTTGAGAGCTTTGTCTTTGACAATGGTGAAGTGTGGACATGGCAACAAACACAGGAGATGGCTCTTATCGGAACGGATGGTGATGATATCATTCACGGATTTAGCAGCCGTTCAAACGACGTGTTGGATGGAGGATTGGGTAATGATGCGCTTTATGGATATTCGGGAAATGACACATATGTGTTTGACAGAGGTTATGGTCAGGATAGGGTCAATGAAACGGATTCCTACTATTTTGGAGGGCAGTCTGATAAAATTCGGTTAGGTGATGGATTGACGCCAAGTGATATTCGCCTGCATAGATCAGGATCAGACTTGATTTTATCCGTAATAGGAACTGATGATACTCTGACCATTATTGGACAATTCTCGAGTGAATACAAATGGGTTGAGACGGTTGAATTTTTCGATGGAACAGTTTGGTCATATTCTCAAATTGAGGACTGGATCAGCAGTTACCAAGTCGATATAGCATCTCAAAGCCCAATTGAAGATACGTTATATCAGTTAGTCTTGCCAACAGTTACGGCACCAGAAGGGGAACTTGTTTCCTATCAAATTACACTAAAAGGCGGAGGCCTTTTGCCTACTTGGCTCACTTATGATTCAGTTAATCAAAAACTGATTGGGACTGCGGGTAATGAAGAAGTAGGCGCCTTTGTTATTAGAATGGTCACTTCGATAGGGACTTTGAGTTTTTATGAAGAATTCACTGTTGATGTCCAGAATGTTAATGATGCGCCAACAGTAATTTCTGTAATTGCCGATCAGCAAGCCATTGAAGATACAGCCTTTAGCTTTTCATTACCACAAGGGGTGTTTGCCGATATCGATAAGGGGGATGTATTATCCTACTCCGCCACTCTTTCCGATGGTTCCGCTTTACCGGCCTGGCTTTCTTTTGATGTAGTAACAGGGACTTTTTCCGGAATGCCTTTAAATAGTGACGTGGGTGTGCCGCAAATTACAGTGACCGCTACCGATAGCTCAGGGGCGAGTGTATCTGATACTTTTAACTTAACGGTATCGAATGTCAATGATGCGCCAGAGTTAAGGCGGGTGTTGAACGATCAAATTGCAATGGCATCTGTTGCCTTTAATTATACACTGGAAAATGGGGCCTTTGTAGATGTCGATGCAGATGATGTATTGACATATACTGTGACGCTCACTGATGGGGCTCAGTTGCCAAATTGGATATCTTTCGATTCGGAGACCTTGACTTTTTCCGGTACACCGGAAGAAAGCCATGTGGGCGAGATTACAATCAAGGTATCGGCCACAGATATATCCGGGGACAGCGTCTATGACGAATTTGTTCTTACAACAGAAACCTCACCTGATAGCATTATAGTTATTAATGGAACTGATAGTGACGATATAATTGATGTTAGTCTGGGTGAAAGAGCTCATCAGATAAATGCCCAAGACGGGAATGATACGATTACAGCCAGTCCCTTTGATGACCTGATAGACGGTGGATTGGGGGCTGATGCTATCGATGGGGGGGCAGGATTTGATACCGTGACTTATATATCGTCTTCTGCTGCGGTGACCATCAACTTAGGGGGTAATACAGCGACAGGAGGATCCGCTGACGGAGATAGTTTTGCTAATATAGAGTCTCTTGCAGGATCACAATATGATGATCGCTTGACAGGTTCCAATGGAGCAGATGTTCTCGGAGGGAACCTTGGGAATGACGCACTATATGGCGGTGAAGGCCGTGACACGCTAATTGGCGGTGCGGGGGATGATCGCCTGGAAGGCAGCTGGAACCCGGACACTTATATCTATAATCTCGGAGACGGTAATGACACTATCTATGAATATTCCTCCTCGACTTATAGCGACCGGGAGACAGGCAACAAGTTGATCCTGGGTGCAGGCATTACGACCAGCAATATCGTTGTGACGCGGCATAGCGGTGATTGGGATGATGTGACCCTGAGCTTTACGGACGCGGCAGGTTCAATTTTTCTTGAGGAACAGTTTGCAGGCTCACAGAATGGCGTTGAAGAGATCGTTTTTGCAGACGGCACCATTTGGGGCATGGCCGATCTTGCTGCGGCGGGAATTGCAAGCTTGCAAACAACTGGAGATGATATCATCTTTGGTCATAGAGGTACGGATGTCATTGATGGCGGCGCGGGTAACGATAGGCTTTATGGCTGGGAAGGCCGTGACACGCTAATTGGCGGCGCGGGGGATGATCGCCTGGAAGGCAGCTGGAACCCGGACACTTATATCTATAATCTCGGCGATGGGAATGACATATTTTATGAATATTCCTCGACGACTTATGGAGACAGCGAGACAGGTAACAAGTTGATATTGGGCGCGGGCATTACGACCAGCAATATCGTTGTGACGCGCGATACCGTGGATACAGATGATGTGACTTTA